From Scleropages formosus chromosome 9, fSclFor1.1, whole genome shotgun sequence, one genomic window encodes:
- the rexo1 gene encoding RNA exonuclease 1 homolog isoform X2, producing MLRSTGFFRGIDCPFSTERSDGSRCDRPYCHFRHSGHRRDSCSTSSNRGAREPFSQHKEQGYPYNPEVEDQQNGEPVSDPLAGVLELELVNRAIEAMRSEVEREQKKLSRIGDQEYDPTTSRMQAGAKRLKALAVASPFEYDPGSYQMTPAANYNPTPCSSKYTLDSDEQNSYANALEYVPTTVVKPATKKLPPFSQTPPSSPPSFPASSSKYTLDNSKPPTDLEYDPLSNFSARPGSKNSRSPKEPRSVGVVGAGTLASNKRLHSAIVENQTTDEGYVLSPKKSRQQPLPPAVIDCKKYSASFSESDDESSGTEYRPTTISRLKQKRISTELAEDPLRKGWETGEFATAAKVKRQLSLEDREERSGLCVVEESGSSDVGLPDDQVAGKKQYKNCEKKSSKTCSEQKESYKKSSSLKNKGGHSGGDGKKADTFKKPGKAEFKKDGRSEGGKVEEKARVKDCDKNKGGKGVKKAKSDVKVEKGEKLKGDPGSKEKEGGGGTTGPKRIKVSDKSGKDPSRLRDQKNGKLENHRIGKDKKVTGHWTESSKDKKMQPKSCLDGKVCKPEKQRSLSHADLFGDESPEEEEHVVRKSAAAFKKRSSLDKRTVSEVTSSSSDDESKSEDRTDDEDVYSNLQGDLDFDSDPMEECLRIFNESKDVKTEDKGRQAKQLTKEAEDEENTESTLSTLFPGQKKRVSHFITKGNVELTSKPVVRPYRRPTPQEICYQRMQIAQQQAAQLAAAVKTSDVLAGPISSFSGEKKRVAHRPYPVSSAANSGAAAGKQTAGPLFSPSQAGLAMPSVKKQTCAGILSKTTTTVPQKRVAHTPTLKSSSMKRPVIPTEFGAKVPTNVRQRYLNIFIDECLKLCPSEESAFQMALEEEKVAYDRSSSRNIYLNVAINTLKKLRSKSSSSAPPVTKKLAVNANKKSLSHEEVLGGRLAAKTSFTINRMGKQQEEELTDATLYRKLKAYVMTEDQLQEHGYPRPHPDRPGRAVVHNLPEKKNTDPFARVCSRCGTEYKVTTNGNCVRKEECTHHWGRLRRQRVPGGWETQYSCCSGVVGSPGCQVAKQHVQDGRKEALDGYVKTFSKPLPVDGNAGVYALDCEMCYTKLGLELTRVTVVNSELKVIYDTFVKPESKVVDYNTRFSGVTPEDLENTTITLRDVQAVLLSMFNADTILIGHSLESDLFALKLLHNTVVDTAIVFPHRLGLPYKRALRTLMADYLKRIIQDNVEGHDSSEDACACMELMIWKIREDAKVKR from the exons ATGCTGAGATCCACCGGTTTCTTCCGCGGGATTGACTGTCCGTTTTCCACGGAGAGGAGTGACGGAAGCCGATGCGATAGACCGTACTGTCACTTCAGGCACAGTGGGCACAGGAGGGACTCGTGCAGCACCAGCAGTAACCGAGGCGCCAGAGAACCGTTCTCCCAGCACAAGG AGCAAGGCTACCCTTACAACCCAGAGGTTGAGGACCAGCAGAATGGAGAGCCAGTGTCTGACCCCTTGGCTGGagtgctggagctggagcttgTCAACCGAGCCATTGAGGCTATGCGCAGTGAGGTTGAGCGTGAGCAGAAGAAACTGTCTCGTATTGGGGACCAGGAGTATGATCCCACCACCAGTAGAATGCAAGCAGGTGCCAAGAGGCTCAAGGCATTGGCGGTTGCCTCTCCATTTGAGTATGATCCTGGGAGCTACCAAATGACCCCAGCTGCCAACTACAATCCAACGCCCTGCTCCAGCAAGTACACCTTGGACTCAGATGAGCAAAACAGTTATGCAAATGCCCTGGAATATGTCCCCACTACTGTTGTCAAGCCAGCCACAAAAAAGCTTCCCCCCTTCTCTCAAACTCCTCCTTCCAGCCCCCCATCCTTCCCTGCCTCTTCCTCTAAGTACACACTGGACAACTCCAAACCCCCCACAGACCTAGAATATGACCCCCTCTCTAACTTCTCAGCACGGCCAGGgagcaaaaacagcagaagcCCAAAGGAGCCCAGATCAGTGGGTGTTGTAGGAGCTGGAACTCTGGCCAGTAACAAAAGGCTTCACTCTGCCATTGTGGAAAATCAGACAACCGATGAAGGATATGTGCTGTCTCCCAAGAAGTCAAGGCAACAGCCACTGCCACCTGCAGTCATAGACTGTAAAAAGTATTCTGCAAGCTTTTCTGAGTCTGACGATGAGAGCTCTGGAACAGAGTACCGCCCAACCACCATCAGTCGTCTGAAACAGAAGAGGATCAGCACAGAGTTAGCAGAAGACCCTTTAAGAAAAGGATGGGAGACAGGAGAGTTTGCAACAGCTGCTAAGGTAAAGCGACAGCTGAGTTTGGAAGATAGAGAAGAGAGGTCTGGTTTGTGTGTTGTGGAGGAGTCTGGGAGCAGTGATGTTGGCTTACCAGATGACCAAGTGGCAGGgaaaaagcaatataaaaattgtgaaaagaaaagcagcaaaacatgcagtgagcaaaaGGAGTCCTACAAAAAGAGTAGCAGCTTGAAGAATAAGGGAGGACATTCCGGAGGTGATGGGAAAAAAGCCGACACATTCAAGAAACCAGGcaaagcagaatttaaaaaggaCGGTAGGAGTGAAGGAGGGAAGGTGGAAGAGAAGGCTCGGGTGAAAGACTGTGATAAGAACAAGGGAGGTAAGGGTGTGAAGAAGGCCAAGAGTGATGTAAAGGTTGAAAAAGGAGAGAAGCTGAAAGGGGACCCTGGGTCgaaggagaaggaaggagggggAGGAACAACTGGCCCTAAAAGGATCAAGGTGTCTGATAAGAGTGGAAAGGACCCCTCCAGACTTCGTGACCAGAAGAATGGGAAACTGGAGAACCATCGAATTGGGAAAGACAAGAAAGTCACAGGCCATTGGACTGAAAGCAGCAAAGATAAAAAGATGCAGCCAAAGAGCTGTTTGGATGGTAAAGTATGTAAACCTGAGAAGCAGAGGTCTTTGAGTCATGCCGACCTGTTCGGAGATGAAAGtccagaggaagaggagcatgTTGTGAGGAAGTCAGCAGCTGCTTTCAAGAAGAGAAGTTCACTTGATAAGAGGACAGTCTCTGAAGTCACTAGCTCTTCCTCAGATGATGAAAGCAAGTCAGAGGACAGGACCGATGATGAGGATGTATATTCAAACCTACAAGGGGACTTGGACTTTGACTCTGATCCTATGGAGGAGTGCCTGCGGATTTTCAATGAGTCAAAAGATGTTAAGACTGAGGACAAGGGGAGGCAGGCAAAGCAG CTAACTAAGGAGGCAGaagatgaagaaaacacagagagCACATTAAGCACCCTCTTCCCTGGACAGAAGAAGAGAGTCTCCCACTTTATCACCAAAGGAAAT gtTGAACTGACATCCAAACCTGTTGTGAGGCCTTACCGGAGACCAACGCCACAGGAAATCTGCTATCAGCGCATGCAGATAGCTCAACAGCAGGCTGCACAGTTGGCTGCAGCTGTCAAGACATCAGATGTTCTAGCTGGGCCCATCTCCAGCTTCagtggagaaaagaagagggtGGCACACCGCCCCTACCCAGTGTCCTCAGCCGCAAACTCTG GTGCTGCGGCGGGGAAACAGACAGCTGGCCCATTGTTCTCCCCCAGTCAGGCTGGCCTAGCGATGCCCTCTGTGAAGAAACAGACATGTGCTGGTATCCTTTCCAAAACCACTACCACGGTGCCGCAGAAGAGAGTAGCGCACACACCCACTCTGAAG AGTTCCTCCATGAAGCGGCCCGTCATTCCCACAGAGTTTGGCGCTAAAGTGCCAACCAATGTCCGACAGCGATACCTCAATATTTTCATTGACGAGTGCCTTAAGTTGTGTCCCTCTGAAGAGAGTGCCTTCCAGATG GCTCTGGAAGAGGAAAAGGTTGCGTATgaccgcagcagcagcaggaacatcTATCTGAATGTGGCCATTAACACACTGAAGAAGCTACGTAGCAAGAGCAGCTCTTCTGCTCCACCTGTGACCA AGAAGCTTGCTGTGAATGCCAATAAGAAGTCTCTGTCACATGAGGAGGTACTAGGGGGCCGCTTGGCAGCCAAGACCAGTTTTACCATCAACAGGATGGGcaagcagcaggaggaagagctcACAG ATGCCACGCTATACCGGAAGCTGAAGGCTTATGTGATGACAGAGGACCAGTTGCAAGAGCACGGCTACCCCAGACCCCACCCTGATCGTCCAGGCCGAGCTGTAGTCCATAACCTGCCAGAAAAGAAGAACACAGACC CCTTCGCCAGAGTCTGCTCCCGCTGTGGGACAGAGTACAAGGTCACGACCAATGGCAACTGCGTGAGGAAAGAGGAGTGTACGCATCACTGGGGGCGCCTACGTCGGCAGCGGG TGCCGGGAGGCTGGGAGACCCAGTACAGCTGTTGTTCTGGTGTGGTGGGTTCCCCTGGTTGCCAGGTAGCCAAG CAACATGTGCAAGATGGGCGAAAAGAGGCCCTAGATGGCTATGTGAAGACTTTCAGCAAGCCGCTGCCTGTAGATGGAAATGCTGGTGTCTATGCCCTAGACTGTGAAATG TGTTACACAAAGTTGGGACTTGAGCTAACCAGGGTGACGGTCGTCAACTCAGAGCTGAAGGTCATCTATGACACGTTTGTCAAGCCCGAGAGCAAAGTGGTGGACTACAACACACG GTTCTCAGGGGTCACGCCGGAGGACTTGGAGAACACCACCATCACCTTGCGGGATGTTCAGGCTGTGCTGCTTAGCATGTTCAATGCTGACACCATCCTCATTGGACACAGCCTGGAGAGTGACCTTTTTGCACTTAAG CTCCTCCACAACACTGTAGTGGACACAGCCATAGTGTTCCCTCATCGCCTGGGCTTGCCCTACAAGCGAGCGCTGCGGACCCTTATGGCAGACTACCTCAAACGCATCATACAGGACAATG TGGAGGGGCACGACTCGAGTGAGGATGCCTGCGCTTGCATGGAGCTGATGATATGGAAGATTCGGGAGGATGCTAAGGTAAAGAGATGA
- the rexo1 gene encoding RNA exonuclease 1 homolog isoform X1, with product MLRSTGFFRGIDCPFSTERSDGSRCDRPYCHFRHSGHRRDSCSTSSNRGAREPFSQHKEQGYPYNPEVEDQQNGEPVSDPLAGVLELELVNRAIEAMRSEVEREQKKLSRIGDQEYDPTTSRMQAGAKRLKALAVASPFEYDPGSYQMTPAANYNPTPCSSKYTLDSDEQNSYANALEYVPTTVVKPATKKLPPFSQTPPSSPPSFPASSSKYTLDNSKPPTDLEYDPLSNFSARPGSKNSRSPKEPRSVGVVGAGTLASNKRLHSAIVENQTTDEGYVLSPKKSRQQPLPPAVIDCKKYSASFSESDDESSGTEYRPTTISRLKQKRISTELAEDPLRKGWETGEFATAAKVKRQLSLEDREERSGLCVVEESGSSDVGLPDDQVAGKKQYKNCEKKSSKTCSEQKESYKKSSSLKNKGGHSGGDGKKADTFKKPGKAEFKKDGRSEGGKVEEKARVKDCDKNKGGKGVKKAKSDVKVEKGEKLKGDPGSKEKEGGGGTTGPKRIKVSDKSGKDPSRLRDQKNGKLENHRIGKDKKVTGHWTESSKDKKMQPKSCLDGKVCKPEKQRSLSHADLFGDESPEEEEHVVRKSAAAFKKRSSLDKRTVSEVTSSSSDDESKSEDRTDDEDVYSNLQGDLDFDSDPMEECLRIFNESKDVKTEDKGRQAKQLTKEAEDEENTESTLSTLFPGQKKRVSHFITKGNVELTSKPVVRPYRRPTPQEICYQRMQIAQQQAAQLAAAVKTSDVLAGPISSFSGEKKRVAHRPYPVSSAANSGAAAGKQTAGPLFSPSQAGLAMPSVKKQTCAGILSKTTTTVPQKRVAHTPTLKSSSMKRPVIPTEFGAKVPTNVRQRYLNIFIDECLKLCPSEESAFQMALEEEKVAYDRSSSRNIYLNVAINTLKKLRSKSSSSAPPVTKKLAVNANKKSLSHEEVLGGRLAAKTSFTINRMGKQQEEELTDATLYRKLKAYVMTEDQLQEHGYPRPHPDRPGRAVVHNLPEKKNTDPFARVCSRCGTEYKVTTNGNCVRKEECTHHWGRLRRQRVPGGWETQYSCCSGVVGSPGCQVAKQHVQDGRKEALDGYVKTFSKPLPVDGNAGVYALDCEMCYTKLGLELTRVTVVNSELKVIYDTFVKPESKVVDYNTRFSGVTPEDLENTTITLRDVQAVLLSMFNADTILIGHSLESDLFALKLLHNTVVDTAIVFPHRLGLPYKRALRTLMADYLKRIIQDNVEGHDSSEDACACMELMIWKIREDAKQATQEEMLKTKGRLAGLL from the exons ATGCTGAGATCCACCGGTTTCTTCCGCGGGATTGACTGTCCGTTTTCCACGGAGAGGAGTGACGGAAGCCGATGCGATAGACCGTACTGTCACTTCAGGCACAGTGGGCACAGGAGGGACTCGTGCAGCACCAGCAGTAACCGAGGCGCCAGAGAACCGTTCTCCCAGCACAAGG AGCAAGGCTACCCTTACAACCCAGAGGTTGAGGACCAGCAGAATGGAGAGCCAGTGTCTGACCCCTTGGCTGGagtgctggagctggagcttgTCAACCGAGCCATTGAGGCTATGCGCAGTGAGGTTGAGCGTGAGCAGAAGAAACTGTCTCGTATTGGGGACCAGGAGTATGATCCCACCACCAGTAGAATGCAAGCAGGTGCCAAGAGGCTCAAGGCATTGGCGGTTGCCTCTCCATTTGAGTATGATCCTGGGAGCTACCAAATGACCCCAGCTGCCAACTACAATCCAACGCCCTGCTCCAGCAAGTACACCTTGGACTCAGATGAGCAAAACAGTTATGCAAATGCCCTGGAATATGTCCCCACTACTGTTGTCAAGCCAGCCACAAAAAAGCTTCCCCCCTTCTCTCAAACTCCTCCTTCCAGCCCCCCATCCTTCCCTGCCTCTTCCTCTAAGTACACACTGGACAACTCCAAACCCCCCACAGACCTAGAATATGACCCCCTCTCTAACTTCTCAGCACGGCCAGGgagcaaaaacagcagaagcCCAAAGGAGCCCAGATCAGTGGGTGTTGTAGGAGCTGGAACTCTGGCCAGTAACAAAAGGCTTCACTCTGCCATTGTGGAAAATCAGACAACCGATGAAGGATATGTGCTGTCTCCCAAGAAGTCAAGGCAACAGCCACTGCCACCTGCAGTCATAGACTGTAAAAAGTATTCTGCAAGCTTTTCTGAGTCTGACGATGAGAGCTCTGGAACAGAGTACCGCCCAACCACCATCAGTCGTCTGAAACAGAAGAGGATCAGCACAGAGTTAGCAGAAGACCCTTTAAGAAAAGGATGGGAGACAGGAGAGTTTGCAACAGCTGCTAAGGTAAAGCGACAGCTGAGTTTGGAAGATAGAGAAGAGAGGTCTGGTTTGTGTGTTGTGGAGGAGTCTGGGAGCAGTGATGTTGGCTTACCAGATGACCAAGTGGCAGGgaaaaagcaatataaaaattgtgaaaagaaaagcagcaaaacatgcagtgagcaaaaGGAGTCCTACAAAAAGAGTAGCAGCTTGAAGAATAAGGGAGGACATTCCGGAGGTGATGGGAAAAAAGCCGACACATTCAAGAAACCAGGcaaagcagaatttaaaaaggaCGGTAGGAGTGAAGGAGGGAAGGTGGAAGAGAAGGCTCGGGTGAAAGACTGTGATAAGAACAAGGGAGGTAAGGGTGTGAAGAAGGCCAAGAGTGATGTAAAGGTTGAAAAAGGAGAGAAGCTGAAAGGGGACCCTGGGTCgaaggagaaggaaggagggggAGGAACAACTGGCCCTAAAAGGATCAAGGTGTCTGATAAGAGTGGAAAGGACCCCTCCAGACTTCGTGACCAGAAGAATGGGAAACTGGAGAACCATCGAATTGGGAAAGACAAGAAAGTCACAGGCCATTGGACTGAAAGCAGCAAAGATAAAAAGATGCAGCCAAAGAGCTGTTTGGATGGTAAAGTATGTAAACCTGAGAAGCAGAGGTCTTTGAGTCATGCCGACCTGTTCGGAGATGAAAGtccagaggaagaggagcatgTTGTGAGGAAGTCAGCAGCTGCTTTCAAGAAGAGAAGTTCACTTGATAAGAGGACAGTCTCTGAAGTCACTAGCTCTTCCTCAGATGATGAAAGCAAGTCAGAGGACAGGACCGATGATGAGGATGTATATTCAAACCTACAAGGGGACTTGGACTTTGACTCTGATCCTATGGAGGAGTGCCTGCGGATTTTCAATGAGTCAAAAGATGTTAAGACTGAGGACAAGGGGAGGCAGGCAAAGCAG CTAACTAAGGAGGCAGaagatgaagaaaacacagagagCACATTAAGCACCCTCTTCCCTGGACAGAAGAAGAGAGTCTCCCACTTTATCACCAAAGGAAAT gtTGAACTGACATCCAAACCTGTTGTGAGGCCTTACCGGAGACCAACGCCACAGGAAATCTGCTATCAGCGCATGCAGATAGCTCAACAGCAGGCTGCACAGTTGGCTGCAGCTGTCAAGACATCAGATGTTCTAGCTGGGCCCATCTCCAGCTTCagtggagaaaagaagagggtGGCACACCGCCCCTACCCAGTGTCCTCAGCCGCAAACTCTG GTGCTGCGGCGGGGAAACAGACAGCTGGCCCATTGTTCTCCCCCAGTCAGGCTGGCCTAGCGATGCCCTCTGTGAAGAAACAGACATGTGCTGGTATCCTTTCCAAAACCACTACCACGGTGCCGCAGAAGAGAGTAGCGCACACACCCACTCTGAAG AGTTCCTCCATGAAGCGGCCCGTCATTCCCACAGAGTTTGGCGCTAAAGTGCCAACCAATGTCCGACAGCGATACCTCAATATTTTCATTGACGAGTGCCTTAAGTTGTGTCCCTCTGAAGAGAGTGCCTTCCAGATG GCTCTGGAAGAGGAAAAGGTTGCGTATgaccgcagcagcagcaggaacatcTATCTGAATGTGGCCATTAACACACTGAAGAAGCTACGTAGCAAGAGCAGCTCTTCTGCTCCACCTGTGACCA AGAAGCTTGCTGTGAATGCCAATAAGAAGTCTCTGTCACATGAGGAGGTACTAGGGGGCCGCTTGGCAGCCAAGACCAGTTTTACCATCAACAGGATGGGcaagcagcaggaggaagagctcACAG ATGCCACGCTATACCGGAAGCTGAAGGCTTATGTGATGACAGAGGACCAGTTGCAAGAGCACGGCTACCCCAGACCCCACCCTGATCGTCCAGGCCGAGCTGTAGTCCATAACCTGCCAGAAAAGAAGAACACAGACC CCTTCGCCAGAGTCTGCTCCCGCTGTGGGACAGAGTACAAGGTCACGACCAATGGCAACTGCGTGAGGAAAGAGGAGTGTACGCATCACTGGGGGCGCCTACGTCGGCAGCGGG TGCCGGGAGGCTGGGAGACCCAGTACAGCTGTTGTTCTGGTGTGGTGGGTTCCCCTGGTTGCCAGGTAGCCAAG CAACATGTGCAAGATGGGCGAAAAGAGGCCCTAGATGGCTATGTGAAGACTTTCAGCAAGCCGCTGCCTGTAGATGGAAATGCTGGTGTCTATGCCCTAGACTGTGAAATG TGTTACACAAAGTTGGGACTTGAGCTAACCAGGGTGACGGTCGTCAACTCAGAGCTGAAGGTCATCTATGACACGTTTGTCAAGCCCGAGAGCAAAGTGGTGGACTACAACACACG GTTCTCAGGGGTCACGCCGGAGGACTTGGAGAACACCACCATCACCTTGCGGGATGTTCAGGCTGTGCTGCTTAGCATGTTCAATGCTGACACCATCCTCATTGGACACAGCCTGGAGAGTGACCTTTTTGCACTTAAG CTCCTCCACAACACTGTAGTGGACACAGCCATAGTGTTCCCTCATCGCCTGGGCTTGCCCTACAAGCGAGCGCTGCGGACCCTTATGGCAGACTACCTCAAACGCATCATACAGGACAATG TGGAGGGGCACGACTCGAGTGAGGATGCCTGCGCTTGCATGGAGCTGATGATATGGAAGATTCGGGAGGATGCTAAG